tttgcaaaatattaaacacatcCCAccttaaacattataataattatgaccgAATCAACTGACCTGGTTCTCAGTGCCTCCATTCTCTTTACCCCAGAAACATTTGACTGTATGACCACTAATTTCTGTATTATGTGTTGCTTCTATAGCGTGAGCCGCCGCTTCCTTAGTTGTGAATCTAATAAAAGCATATCCTTTATCCCTGAAAACTCTTATGTCTTGTATCTGTCCAAACTGTGAAAATGTGCTTTGCATTAACTCTTCAGTAATTACATTGCTAGTGAAACCTCCACAGTATACGGTTGTGTTCGTCGGTGAACTCTGGTTGTAAACTTCATCAAATGTAGGCTGTTTAGCTCGCTTGCTACTCGGCGCTCCTTCATTAGGCCCTTTGGTTGGTGGTTTACGTGTGGACCAATTGGTCCGTATAGATCGCGACCCCAGCCATTGACCATTCATAGCTTGAATTGCAGCTTCAGCATCAGCTTTTTTAACAAACGAAACGAAGGCGTACCCCTTAGATTTGAGCGTTTGTGGGTCACGTACTATTCGACAGTTTGATATCTCACCAAATGGTGCAAAAGCTTCGCGCAATATATGAGTCTCAATTTCAGGTGATAGATCACCTACAAATATGTGGTGGTGGTTGCTCGTATCCGTCTTAGGCTGATTGCCAGGACTCGTAGCCCAATTAACCTTCATTTCCTTGTCGAGAAATACTCGTTTGTTCATGGCGGCCAGGGCCGTAGCCGCCGCTGTATGATTTGTAAACTCGAGGAAAGCGTATGGATCATTACCTGGCTCACGAATTATTTTGCAGCCTTTAACTTCGCCTATTTGTCCGAACAACGCGCATAGGAAATCTTCTGTCACACTCGCGTCTAAATTACCGACGTAGAGAGTTTTCGGGTGGCTTTCGTCGCCCATATTAGCTTATATCGTAATCTAGCGGTTAATTTATTACGACTATGAAcactaatattgaaaatacaCACTAATCAACGTGTTATTTCATCACATTAAACATTGGATGACggataaaagaaagaaaaatgtcGCAAACAGCGCCTAGAACTTCTCGAAAAACGTTGCTGTTGACTCGTGAAACGTTCACTTTTCGGAAACAAACGCATCTATAGGCGAATTTccggtaaaataatttcaaaaatttggagggaaaaaaaataaaattaaaaactacttattagaattgcttaaaatattaaagtaatattattctacatatacgtaaaataaaaatcgtacaTTATGTCctttttaattgaatacaaaaaaaatacgtaaaaatGTTTCGTCTACCAGAGACAAAATAAATGACTCCTTCATAAACAAAAGAATTATCTTTTCCGGAAATGAGTGTCGGTTTGAAAGCTTATGAATCATCGAAAACAGTGTTTCGTTTACAAATTCCTCTAATAATTACATCTCATTGATTGATCCatttatttcagtttattattttctaatgataaattattaagtgTTATTGACATCACTTGAATGATTTagcaaatagttttatttatgaaattataatattattcttattaaaaaatatatcatgaagtaaaatatatcattatgtatacatttttaatatttaaaaagtatataataataattaaataataatattcatttctgcaactaaaataaattatctgttttactttatatgcatgaattttacttaatatgCATTTAagtgctttataatattaatattttattcaaaatatagtcTGTTTCTCTTTTGCTATCTGTTACTTAGGCCTAACCATCGAGCTAAAACTCAAATCTGAAAACCATGTCATTGACAGATTGCTGATTGACGACAGGCGACAGCGTCGACAGCAAATGATGATTAGTCCTCGTACGAATTAGTAGACttacttttttgtaataacattactaaaaatgcatgttttatataaataatgcaaaTTTCAAGTGAAATCCCACTTATTTTTTAGTCTTTCCTATAATTCTTTAACAGTTGTCTCCGAGTAAGGTTATAAACCGCTATTGAGTACACGTATGCAGTGATACTTGTGTAAAGCGTGTTTTTTGTGAGATTTTAGGCTTGAAATGACGTGAGATAAGtgcttaacaatataaatataatgttacctCTCATACAAAAGGACACCCGACAGACCCGGGGTGCCATTTCGGGCATTCCCGAAAAGTTTCAAAACTGGCTGAGATTAATATTTTCCGACAAAAATTCcaagaatttatttcttttcctTCTACTAAATTTGTCCTTTGCGTTTGTGGAGTTATTCTATGGAGTTTGGACAAATAGTTTGGGTGAGTAAAAATGcaatgcttatttaaaaaagtatatatatatttttgaaattactaATAGTATCTTTTTGTAGGTCTGATTTCTGATGCATTCCATATGTTCTTTGACTGTACGGGTTTGGTGGCTGGACTGGCAGCTTCATTAGTATCAAAATGGAGGGCAAATGAACGCTACTCATATGGCTATGCAAGAGCCGAGGTGCTGGCAGGCTTTGTAAATGGACTTTTTTTGCtcttcatttcattttttatccTAAAGGAGGCAGTGGAAAGAGCTATTGAGCCACCTGaggtaatgaaattttatttatgtttttggtaatcaaatatgttaaatttttcCAAAAccttttatatcaattttaattataattaatttactattttaaatgtttggGTTATAATCTTTACTTGTTATCAAAAATAAGACTCCTATGGTGTCACTGAGTATCTTTTTtccttgttatatattattaatccaaCACCAgtagaaagaaatataataattatatttttaacatatgtttatttattgttgaaaGAACTTTGGGaagagtaaatattaaaaaaaaaaatatttaaaaaaatgttacaatattttaaaatatgttttattcatattataaatgagtatgtatttgttttttggaCTGTGTTACTCAATTATGCTTGAGCATCGGCAGTTGGAACTGTCTAACtgtaaatttcatattatttcattgaataaatgtttattacatcATTGAATAGAAAATTAGAAAAGGTATGTCTTATAGgacttattgtattaatatctttttaattcaataatggtATCGGATTTTTTGACCAACTAGCAAAGCAGCTAGGAAACAGCTAGTTTTTAATAATCCGTAAGCAAAAAACTAACTATTATCTGCTCTGTAAACTaggcataataataattaatacgaaaacgaaaaattaaaaaaaaaattgtgtaaaaaaaaaaaaaaacacgaaacaTTATTGCGACGTACGTAATTCTTTCATAAAGTcacgtaattataattatatattgacttTATCGGAAACTAAATTAAGCACTGTTGTAATCTATTAAAACTTTCTACTCTTAACAAAATTCTTGAATTGTTACTCAATCGTTTCTGTCACCGTCGATCGAGCACGTACTTTCCGATCAGTTATCGTTTAGATTAttgttcgatatttaaattataatgtgatGTTACATAACTATAATAAGGGATAAGAAGTAATTCCTTTAACTGATTTTAAAACCGGGGTTTCGTACACTTCGAAGTACGGCGCTCTGGTGTAGACGGGAATTACAAGAATGAATGTATTTGCATATCGAGCACGGGCAGAGCTAGAAAACAcctttgatataaataacattaaaatacttttaatatccACGAAACCATATTGACACATAAATAAGttaggaaatatatattttaattctatgtatttcttttgtaaatacgattgtgcacttatttataaaaatacgcaAATCGATTTCCTGTCCAATTTTCAACTTCAATGTTCAGAGCAAATGTCATTTGACAAATACTTTCAGAGTATTTTAAAACCTGGATTTCGAACTTGGTATCTTTAAATACTCATACTTGGAAGCCCTGCTTTTTCAAGTATACACTCAGTTTATTAACGCTGGTATTagagaaaatatttaagaaatcagACAGGAAGACaagataataaatgatttatcggATTATCGTCAGAAGTTCATAATGAGCTAACGTAAATAAACAcctaatcaataattataatcttcatacaatattatattgacaaggacaattaaagttttttttttttcaggtaaaACATGAAAGATTGCTTGTCGTCTCCATACTTGGGTTCTTAGTCAACCTCGTCGGGATATACGCTTTCCACCACGGCCACGGCCACGGCCATGGCGGCCATGGTCATTCACATGGTGGTCACGGTCATTCGCACAACCACGATCACGGTCACTCGCACGATGACATCGAAGCTCCCACCGGTGCGGGATCTGCCATAATGCGCGGAGTGTTCCTTCACGTTCTCGCCGATACACTCGGCTCTGTCGGTGTCATAATATCAGCCATTTTAATGCAGTTATTTGGCTGGATGAGAGCAGATCCAATTTGCTCAATGGCTATAGCGTTGCTTATAGCAGCGAGTGTGTTCCCGCTAGTGATGGACTCTGGTGCTGTTTTGTTACAACGGACTCCAGCGTCGCTCGAACGGGCGCTTCCGAATTTATATACTAGGGTAGTAGGTTTAGCGGGTGTACATGCGGTTCAAGAGCCGCATTTCTGGACTCTTTGCAGTGACGTACACGTTGGCGCGTTAAAACTCGAGGTCGCGAGGGAAGTTGATCCACGTTATGTCACCGATCAAGCTGCGAGGATATTCAGAGAAGCAGGCGTGAAACACCTAACAGTTCAATTAGACTACTCCCCGCTTTGATTAAGAGCGTAATATATCACAAATGTACATATTACCACAGAGTGgacatttattgtatataaggaaaataatttaatttgtgtccCGTTAAATCGCATTTTAAATTGccgtcaatattttatttaaaagctaaCGAAGCataccaaaatatatacatatattttttattttgtatgtgcAATTACTAAAGATAGTTCGGATTTTAATAGGTTTATATGACGTTCAGCCAATCGTGCCGTGTTTTCCAATAAAGCTTCCAAAGCTTTTAGATACGTTAGAtagatatattgtaataatgtcTCAAAATTGTCTtagaattcaaataatattcagGGTGTGAAAATAgttattctaataaaaacatCGTGGATTTTAACTTCAAATATAGTTGTATATTGtgatatgttttcatttttttctacGATAACACATTCAGTAACTTGTAGGtgtttagtattaatattaaaagttttataaaaaatgtattcatatatgtattttaaatttgtcattttctatatttttttttataattcaattttattaaaagaaacaatttatttaaaacattcctttttaaaacagtattgaaataatgccatttatatttaattaaaaatttacttctCAATGaaggttatttgaaaataaacgtTAATAACCAAGAACTTAatgttttatctataatttgAAAGAGAAAAATCAAAAAGATTTGGTTGATACTTctactgtattttatatttgaaaattattcggTGAAGATTAATTATTTCGTATATATTGAGATTAGTTAAATGTTACCATTAAAAACGTAGGCCGAATTTCGTTTTTATCAACGCTAGCATTGTGAAAAAACtgctaaaaaaatgtaatagaatAGTTTCCTAGTACTCATAAATTAAAacctatttacatttttatagaaatactcTTCCGTTATATCCTGaattcggtttttttttgttcatcgTTAATTGCAATGTAAGAAAACAAAACTTCACATAACTTAATGTTCAAAAAGctctttacaaaaattaaactcaaatgcatttatcttattttgtaaattaattttgaaaaaccaATTATGTATTAGgcgaaatttatatatttcttagacaccaatatatataaattgattggTATCTATAATATAGGCTTGGAGCAGTTAATACAAAtgaaacaacttttttttttttaaataaatctttcttTAAATCCTTAGCGACAAGAAATCGATCATATACAtacaacaaacatttatttaattaaaatttttaagtaaaagaaatttgttttatttaaataatatgtcgtGAGGTAGCCACGAGTTctaaacaaactaatataatCAAACCGGTCAATTGTGATGACAAAAGTGAAGCTGGCAAAAGTAAAGGACACGTATGGATTGAGaacattcaaatttatattaaaataagaaatatttgctTATCGATCAAAATGTATTATGAACAAAGAGATGTTTTTTGTTCGAAGTTTGTgctttacattacatttattattatggtaTAATGATAAGAAACAGCTctcatgaaaatattatatcgatCTAGTTGTGACTACATTCACgttggaaatataaaaaaaaaatatattatcattcaaTGAGTTTTTTGGCTTTGAAATATCTGCGTAGATATAGAACCTGCCACGTAGCAAGTCCTAGGAGACAGACCATAGAGAATACGCTGAAATACAGCACGCGATTGTTTGTTGACTctgaaacaataaacaaaacattagtcgtaattaggtttttttttgtaaaggatAAGATATCGTACAAGCGTACTCCGACaggaaaggttttttttttttggtgggtattcgTAAAAATATGTTCACGCATGTGAACACACATTTTCTATGTATTGCTAATTAGCCATTAAACAGCACTTAGGCAATGCACGTCACGCGGccttttttatactataggtaggcggacgcacatatgggccacctgatggtaagtggtcaccaacgcccatagacataagcattgtaagaaatgttaaccatcccttacatctccaatgcgccaccacccttgggaactaagatgttatgtcctttgtgcctgtaattacactggctcactcacccttcaaaccggaacacaacaataccaagtactgctgttttgcggtacaatatgaTGATGTGAATGATGATGtgactgatgagtgggtggtacctacccagacgagcttacccTTTTTTACCCTCTCAAAAAATGCgtattatatacaatgtttatttacaatataattacgaAAGTTTGCTATcacttatatttacaaataggagaaaaattttcaacaattttaaaaacttatttctcAATTATTAATCTATCTAGAGGCCGCTTGTCGATATGGTACACCAAGTTGTCTATAATGCCCCTAGTTAGCCATACTGCACCTAGTTTGCATACTGGGCAGTACAGGCAAACTAGACTAATGAATTGTCTATACTGCTTAATAGATTCCGGCTATGTTCCTACTAGTAGAAAAAAATTTGGATGTTAGTTGTATGATTTAGATTTATTATAGTTCTAGAACTTGAATTATATTCATACTAAAATGTCATAGTATATACACAATCTGCAATAAAATAACGCGACGGTTAAAACAAATTCCCTTAGTTAGAAAAGCAGTTAGTTAATTATACAGTCTTGTAAtagaattaaatttgttaaataattattatttgataactaATACAAATTTGTAAAAAAGCCTTATTGAGTAGAtacaagtattaattttaacaataaagtgTGACTTCTAAGAGCAACATTTTAAGCTCTTGGTTACCAGGTTGAAATAAAAGCTTACCATTTGTGTCTCTCATTTCTTCCTCTCTTTTCCTCATGAGTGTGAAGTCTTGAACGATGGCTTCTGATAAATCTTCTAATCTCTTTAACTCAAGCTCCATAGGCTTTAACTTAGCCGCTTCACCAATCTATGGTCAAATTTaaagattgttttatttgtattttttttacacaaccATTGTGGAATTGGACagcaaaatgtataatatttttcgttgcAAGTTATAtcgtaaaaagtataaaaaattaaagtttttttttgtttattaaaatagtgtAAAATTCAGTaattgtaacaaacaaattattactattGTGGAGACCATGCTAATAAGGAAAAGATTTTAATAGCAAGTCtaatcgaaaataataatatttattatatttataataacataagtaCTATTTTTTGCCAATTTTAAAGGTATCTTAGTATAATGAAACCAAATACACACAGTGGATATAACcatgcatttgtaatattagttaaaaaaaactatgaactcttgtacaagttttttaaattttaataacttatttaatgtAATGCAATGTTCTTATATAATTCCATAAATAATCCATGTTATTAATGTGcatgatataaattaatcaatcttatataaaatgtatagttaggttatttaattttgaaagtgcaatataatatgtttagtaTTGGATAATggatatatgtaaaaaaaaaacacttaaataacTTCACAATTAAATctgattaaattttcattttcattttaattaatttcaaaaagtagagatttaattattaacgttAGAAACTGAGCAGCAGCTGAATATTTctagattaattattaattgatggGGAAAAGCATCAAACACACACTTTATTATTACCCATGAATTCTAGAAGATGCAGAATGTCATAGACAGCTCAccgataaaaagaaaattaaatattgtgtagacatttaaaagtaataccCGCATTAAGCATATTTATGAATCTTActtcaatataaacatttgtaaaagaattctaataatttaaaacaagcatttataatattgtaaataaactgTTAAGCTAGgttcttttaaaatacttacaccTTCATAATTCTTTGCTTCAATACCAACTTTGATGTCTAGTTTAACATCTTGTGCAATACCACGATgttctgaaattattttatactttatactataaaaaaaaaacagatatatcatttcttacattacattaatatctttattttctcTATCCTATTTTtacatatcaatcaatcaacagccaatcattgtccatcTATTTTTACATGTGGGCTATAGAAGAAGCCAGTGTAgactttgaaattaatattgtgtACAAAAGAAACAGAAGAAtcctttttaaaattagattaaaagtaaaacaaataataaaatatagtctgTATCGTCAGCTTACAGTGAAAATTCATGGATAGCTAATAATGATTGAATTTGACAGGCCAGTTGGTgtgtttggtagatacttgcctttcacaccaaagattgtgggttcaattcccacctaggacagacatttgtgtgcaagtacatgtctgtttgtactgAGTCTATATGATAATATACTAATAAGAGTATCTTATtagtatattatctatataagtatgtatttacaaaagaaaagtagtatatgtaatatatcagttgtctggtttccatagtacaagctctgcttacttTGGTATCAGATAGCTgtgtgttctttttttttcttttttcttgggatattattaattaggatattattattattataaacacaacagTGTGATATTAACAGTTATTCATTTGTCattgtatagttattttgaaattttatgcttgtgtactattttaatataaattatgtaatataaatgtatgataaatgtgtaaaatcatattatgtatcaattaatattctaaaatccTAAAAATAAGTTGATGATATAGTTAATGATTTCTTGTAAGCCTGTATTACAATATCCTACAAATACTAcacttaaatttatactttatcttataaatcaaaaataattgtgaTAACAAATAATGTCTATGAGCAAAGTACTGATAATTTTTCAGATATCATAATAGTAACATCTGAAGCtgctaaaaatttttttttaaagtttatgcCATCTAATACTCAAAAAAGGTTACACTGTTTACTCAATTATaaatgacgatttttttttaaataagcatttaAAACCAAATGAATACTACAAAGAATAGTAAGTTTTCTTTATAAGACTTGCAGGTTCAACTTTGTTGGAAGCTAACACTAATCCATTCATGATAAATCAATACCTATTATCTAGCTAATATCTAgctgaatgttttattttttcaaaatatatatatttagaaaaaatatattgcaattcatactatttttatatttacctggAGGTACTTTTGATATGAAGCATACTTCAAATGTGTCATATGTCTCTGTTACAAATGTGAACTTTCCTTTGACAATACTATCTTTCTGAGCTAGAATGTGACCTTTTGAATCACGTACCTGAAAACAATGGGgattgtaatgtatgtattttgtccatattatttcatttattgggTATTTGTAAGTCTGGGAGTCAATTTAaagttcaatattaaatatatttaatttttaatgggtAACTAATTCTAGtaggtaaatttaaaaaaatataatgtaaagtaGAAATAAGTGATTTTATCAAATCAAACATAAGTGACGTTTGGGTTTTTGTTATTATCCACGTATTTAAGGttgctttttctttttttgtaattgcaataaatatacTTCAATGAAGAAACGTAACAAGTAACGTCTTGATGTTTGAAAGCTCGaaagtaataaacaaacttacaatATAATCAATTCTTTGCCCTTTGACTTCTAAAACTTCATATTCACCGGCAACTAGTACATTCGCATGAAGTTCCTCTTTCAAGCACTTTTGTGTGTTCGGTGCTAAACTCCACATTATAGCATCGCACCCATGCCAGAAAATACTCAAAAATAATATGAGATATTGCACCtccatgttttaattattaactattttttattactgtacAATAAATAAGTCACAAATCATTACTTATCGAAGtgaaaacaaacatattatcCTGTGTCAAATAGACCGATGAGTTGGCCCGAAAAAAGAGAAACGTCGGCACTCATGAAATAGCATTCAAATATGTTGCCAACTTTGccatttatgaaaatttaatttgggtaatgtcaaaaattattttaagaatattttattagtgtattattaatttaaattacctaaagatttataaaaaaacatatattgaaattcaataaatgttGAGTCAAAAATCTGAGTTCTACATAAATTAGGATAAAATAAGCAAACGAAAACTTAGTTACTCTTTACAATATTGTTCGACTAGGTTAATTAATAGGTAATACTTCTAGtagtctaaatataataaagccagtcttacatattatataatatccagCATATCTTAGTAAcggcaaatataaattatttattttcaatataattaatttgtatttaaattctaCAATGGGCTTGTTTTACAGCATTATTTATCTTAGTGACTATTCtttgttataaacaatttaaaaactttaagccTCATGTGTAAAAGTGACGTAAAGATTCCGATGCAAAATTTGGCCTTGCAGTTGcacctaaaaatattatgaaacgtCAAATTTTCTAACCTTGTTTGGTAATGGAAATTTTGAATTTCGTATCTTTTAAATACCTTTCGTATTATGTTCTTTGTGTTTCCattgttttaagaaaataaaacttgGAAAAATATATGGATACGGtcaaatttttaaacttaatctaTTAAAGTCTGGAATGTTTATAAAAGTGAATTTGACAAgtgataagatatttttatttcatgaatAATTGCACTTAAAACAATTGTTAGTGGTGTTATTGATGTGGAACAAACttcgatttatataattttatttcagtaagtaactttaattttctataaatatattgtattgtttacatAATGAGTTGAGTAATCATATAAATTCACAGTAAACTTTTGTATTTTAACTTTCATAATATCTAAAAAACATATTGTAAGAAAGTGTTGTTCCCTCAAAATTTTctgcttatttatatatgactAAACTAAAGTTTCAATTAGATGAATGCAGTGACTTTTCTTTAACTACTCATATTATGCAAAAACACAGAAAACTTTCAGCTTAGCAAATATtcctaaattaacaaaaatatcaacCTAATGTAActtgtaacttttaattttaaaatttcaggtTCAGAAGTAAACAATGTGATATTGCACAGTTGTATGATTTGGATACTGAGGATAGAGGATTGATGTTTAATTGTTTGAATAATgataaaatgtgtaaatattcTACTTGTTACAAGTTGCATCAAATTCAAATAAGGTATGTTAACTTTTATTGACAAGTATTTATGattatacatttacatttttaagttatacattTCCATTTTTCAAACTGGGttctattatacatatatgttaatttctattaaaagtTTACGGGTTACTTGTATCATTAATTAaccaattttaaagttttaaagaaTAACCATTCAGTataaactgaataaaaatgGTAGATAGGTTGAATCCTGctgagtaatatatatttttttgtgttcaaTAATTTCATCAGAAATTCAATCAAttgaattttacaatattttagtatttatgatgtatttttaagtatagtatataatagaATGTGGTATATGtgtatgaataaattttaaatttgaagtcAATCAAAACTTATAGAATAGTTATGAGAatctaataagtaaattaaaaacatataaaagttCTCATATTTGACACTAGATGGCGGATGTAGTTGTAAAACAACTAAAAAAGTTGTTAtaactgatattatttt
The Nymphalis io chromosome 19, ilAglIoxx1.1, whole genome shotgun sequence DNA segment above includes these coding regions:
- the LOC126776121 gene encoding transmembrane emp24 domain-containing protein bai, with translation MEVQYLILFLSIFWHGCDAIMWSLAPNTQKCLKEELHANVLVAGEYEVLEVKGQRIDYIVRDSKGHILAQKDSIVKGKFTFVTETYDTFEVCFISKVPPEHRGIAQDVKLDIKVGIEAKNYEGIGEAAKLKPMELELKRLEDLSEAIVQDFTLMRKREEEMRDTNESTNNRVLYFSVFSMVCLLGLATWQVLYLRRYFKAKKLIE
- the LOC126776105 gene encoding nucleolysin TIAR translates to MGDESHPKTLYVGNLDASVTEDFLCALFGQIGEVKGCKIIREPGNDPYAFLEFTNHTAAATALAAMNKRVFLDKEMKVNWATSPGNQPKTDTSNHHHIFVGDLSPEIETHILREAFAPFGEISNCRIVRDPQTLKSKGYAFVSFVKKADAEAAIQAMNGQWLGSRSIRTNWSTRKPPTKGPNEGAPSSKRAKQPTFDEVYNQSSPTNTTVYCGGFTSNVITEELMQSTFSQFGQIQDIRVFRDKGYAFIRFTTKEAAAHAIEATHNTEISGHTVKCFWGKENGGTENQSTNNPPAAPAPMGAQTQYPYAYQQGMGYWYAQGYPALQGYMAPGYYQQYAATYSTPQAAAAAGYRMSMPGGGAAGGSWGGAPQPLMYASVPSAQYPSQ
- the LOC126776109 gene encoding zinc transporter 7, giving the protein MLPLIQKDTRQTRGAISGIPEKFQNWLRLIFSDKNSKNLFLFLLLNLSFAFVELFYGVWTNSLGLISDAFHMFFDCTGLVAGLAASLVSKWRANERYSYGYARAEVLAGFVNGLFLLFISFFILKEAVERAIEPPEVKHERLLVVSILGFLVNLVGIYAFHHGHGHGHGGHGHSHGGHGHSHNHDHGHSHDDIEAPTGAGSAIMRGVFLHVLADTLGSVGVIISAILMQLFGWMRADPICSMAIALLIAASVFPLVMDSGAVLLQRTPASLERALPNLYTRVVGLAGVHAVQEPHFWTLCSDVHVGALKLEVAREVDPRYVTDQAARIFREAGVKHLTVQLDYSPL